The genomic region GCGACCCCGCCGAGATCCTTGTCAGCAACGGCTCTGACGAGGCGATCCAACTGATCCTGCTGACCTTCGGCGGCCCCGGCCTAGCGACGGTCATCTCCAACCCCACCTTTGTCATGTACGCCATGGCCACCCGCTACATGGGCGGTCAGGTGATTGACGTACCCCTGATGGAAGAGGCCGGAACCTTCCGCCTCGATGTGGAAGGGCTGATCGCCGCCGCCAACCGGGAGGAGTCGCGGGTAATCATCATCTGCAACCCCAACAACCCGACAGGCAACAGCTTCGCCGAAGCGGACATCGAAGCGGTTCTGCGCGGCACCGACAAGATCGTCATCGTCGACGAGGCCTATTACGAGTTTTACGGAAAATCGATGGCGGGGCGGATCGGCGAGTTCCCGAACCTGATCGTCATGCGCACCTTTTCGAAGGCTTTCGCCCTGGCCGGCCTGCGTGTCGGTTACACGATGGCCTCCCGGGCGATCATCAACGAGATCCACAAGGTCCGCCAGCCCTTCAACGTGAACGCCTTCTCCCAGCGATCCGCCGCTATCGCCTTGGAAGAAAGGGCGGCCTTCGAGAATCAGGTGGAAACCATCCTGGCCGAGCGGGAGACCTTGATCCCGCAACTGAAGCGCTTCGACTGGGACGTCTTTCTCACCGACGCCAACTACGTCTTCCTGCGCCTGCGCGGCGAATCGCCGGAAGCCCGTGCCGCCCTGGCGGCGTCGATCCATCAGGGATTGATGGACCGGGGCGTGCTGATCCGCAAGCTCGGCGGCGGGCCGAGCCTTGACGGCACCTTGCGCATCACCGTGGGACAACCGGAGGAGAACCTGCGCTTGATCGCGGCGCTGGAGGAGATGAGTGAGGCGGCGGAGGGGTCGGCAGTTGGGGCGGTAGCTGCATCGGTAGCTGAGTCAGTATCTGCGTCGGAAGGGTTAGCTGCTTCCGTAGCATCGCCGGCATTGGCGGCTTCCGCAGTATCACCGGAGTCAGCGGGGTCTGCTGCGTCCTTAGGGTCCGCAACTCTGGTTCGGGGATGGAGGGTTTAAGATGACGGCGATGAGAGGCGCATCGTATGTCCGCAACACAGCCGAGACGCGGATCTCCATCGACCTTTTTCTTGATGGAAAAGGGGTCTTCGACGGGACGACCGGCATCGGCTTTCTCGATCATATGTTCACCCTGCTGGCCCGTCACGGCCAGATTGATCTGGCCATCGGCTGCCAGGGCGACCTGGAAGTGGACACCCACCACACGGTAGAGGATCTGGGGATCTGCCTAGGTAACGCATTGGCGCAGGCTTTGGGCGACAAAAAAGGCATCTGCCGCTACGGCCACGCCTATGTGCCCATGGACGAGACGCTGGTCCGCGTCTGCCTGGACTTGAGCGGCCGTCCTTTTCTCGTCTACAAGGCCAAGATTCCCGTGGAGCGGGTCGGCCAACTAGAGACGGAGATGGTGGAAGAGTTTTTCCGGGCGCTCTCCAATACGGCAGGGATGAACCTGCACATCCACCTGCTCGAAGGCGGGAACGGCCACCACATCATCGAAGCCATCTTTAAGGCCTTTGGCCGCGCTTTGCGCCAGGCCATCGCCATCGACCCGGACAACGCGGGCCGTGTGCTGTCGACGAAGGGTGTTTTATAATCTAGCGTTTTAGCTTTGCCAAACATAGCGACCAAAAAGGGGGGGCGAAGGGCATGATCGCCATCATCGACTACGGCATGGGAAACCTGCGAAGCGTCCAAAAGGGGCTGGAGAAGGCCGGCTACGCCGGTTTCGTCACCAACGATCCCGAGGCGGTGCGCAGCGCCCCCGGCGTCATCCTGCCCGGTGTCGGCGCTTTTGCCGACGCCATGGAGAACCTGCGCCAATCGGGCATGATCCCGCCCATCATGGAAACCGTCGCCGCCGGCAAGCCCTTCTTGGGCATCTGCCTCGGCTTTCAATTGATGTTCGACGCCAGCGAAGAGGGCGGCCATTTTGAGGGCCTCGGCATCTTCCCCGGCATGGTGCGCCGCCTGCCGCCGGGCCTCAAAGTTCCCCACATGGGCTGGAACGAACTGACCGTGCGCCGCGAAAGCGCCATCCTCGCGGGGATCCCCTCGGGGGCGGAGTACTACTTCGTCCACTCCTACTACGTTGACCCGGCCGAGCCGGACCTGGTGATCGCCACCGCCGACTACGGCTTCGACTTCTGCGCCGTCGCCGGCCGGGGCAGCGTCTCCGGCGCCCAGTTCCACCCGGAAAAATCGAGCGACCTGGGACTGCGCATCCTTCAGAACTTCGGAAAGCAGGTGGAAGGCTCATGCTGATTTTTCCGGCCATCGACTTAAAAGGCGGCCGTTGTGTCCGCCTCTACCAGGGGCGGATGGAAGACGCCACCGTCTACAACGACGACCCCGTCAGCCAAGCCCTCGCCTGGCAGGCCAAGGGCGCCCAGATGATCCACCTCGTCGACCTGGACGGCGCTTTTGAAGGGGAGCCAAAAAACCTCCCTGTCATCCAGGCCATCCTGGAGGCCGTGACCGTCGCTGTCCAACTCGGCGGCGGCATCCGCGACTTGAACATCATCGATCGCTACCTGCGCATGGGCGTCGCCCGGGTGATCCTGGGGACGGCGGCGATCAAAAACCCCGAACTGCTCTCTGCCGCCTGCATGGAGTACGGCCAGCGCATCGTCCTCGGCCTCGACGCCCGCGACGGCAAGGTGGCCACCGACGGCTGGGCCGGCACGTCCCAGGTGACGGCGCTGGAACTGGCCCTGGAGATGAAAGGGCGGGGCGTGCGCCGCGTCGTCTATACGGACATCTCCAAAGACGGCACCCTGGCCGGCCCGAACCTGGCGGCGACAGCCGAATTGGCGCGTGCGACCGGGCTGAAGGTCATCGCCTCGGGCGGCTTCGCCACCATCGATGATGTGAAGGCGGCCGCTGCCTTGGAAAGTGACGGTATTGAAGGCGCTATCCTGGGCAAATCGATTTACACCGGCTCCATCGATGTGGCGGAAGCCATCGCCGTCGCCAGGGAGGGAAGGTCATGCTAGCCAAACGGATCATCCCCTGCCTCGATGTCCATGGCGGCCGCGTCGTCAAAGGGACCAACTTTGTCAACCTGCGCGACGCCGGCGACCCGGTCGAACTGGCCGCCGCCTATGACAAGGAAGGCGCCGACGAGGTGGTCTTCCTCGACATTACCGCTTCTTCAGACGGCCGGGCGATCATGCTCGACGTGGTCCGCCGCACCGCCGAGAAGGTCTTCATCCCCTTCACCGTCGGCGGCGGCCTCCGCTCCGTCGAGGACATCCGGGAGATGCTCAAGGCGGGCGCCGACAAGATTTCCTTGAACACCTCCGCTGTCCAGACGCCAAAGCTGATCGGCGATGGCGCTTGGAAGTTCGGTTCCCAGTGCATCGTCGTCGCCATCGACGCCCGCCGCCGCCGTGACGCCGAAGGAAACCCGGTGGAGGGCTGGGAGGTCTACACCC from Heliomicrobium undosum harbors:
- the hisA gene encoding 1-(5-phosphoribosyl)-5-[(5-phosphoribosylamino)methylideneamino]imidazole-4-carboxamide isomerase codes for the protein MLIFPAIDLKGGRCVRLYQGRMEDATVYNDDPVSQALAWQAKGAQMIHLVDLDGAFEGEPKNLPVIQAILEAVTVAVQLGGGIRDLNIIDRYLRMGVARVILGTAAIKNPELLSAACMEYGQRIVLGLDARDGKVATDGWAGTSQVTALELALEMKGRGVRRVVYTDISKDGTLAGPNLAATAELARATGLKVIASGGFATIDDVKAAAALESDGIEGAILGKSIYTGSIDVAEAIAVAREGRSC
- the hisH gene encoding imidazole glycerol phosphate synthase subunit HisH yields the protein MIAIIDYGMGNLRSVQKGLEKAGYAGFVTNDPEAVRSAPGVILPGVGAFADAMENLRQSGMIPPIMETVAAGKPFLGICLGFQLMFDASEEGGHFEGLGIFPGMVRRLPPGLKVPHMGWNELTVRRESAILAGIPSGAEYYFVHSYYVDPAEPDLVIATADYGFDFCAVAGRGSVSGAQFHPEKSSDLGLRILQNFGKQVEGSC
- the hisB gene encoding imidazoleglycerol-phosphate dehydratase HisB, with product MRGASYVRNTAETRISIDLFLDGKGVFDGTTGIGFLDHMFTLLARHGQIDLAIGCQGDLEVDTHHTVEDLGICLGNALAQALGDKKGICRYGHAYVPMDETLVRVCLDLSGRPFLVYKAKIPVERVGQLETEMVEEFFRALSNTAGMNLHIHLLEGGNGHHIIEAIFKAFGRALRQAIAIDPDNAGRVLSTKGVL
- the hisF gene encoding imidazole glycerol phosphate synthase subunit HisF produces the protein MLAKRIIPCLDVHGGRVVKGTNFVNLRDAGDPVELAAAYDKEGADEVVFLDITASSDGRAIMLDVVRRTAEKVFIPFTVGGGLRSVEDIREMLKAGADKISLNTSAVQTPKLIGDGAWKFGSQCIVVAIDARRRRDAEGNPVEGWEVYTHGGRKPTGIDVLEWARRVEELGAGEILLTSMDKDGTKDGYDIPLTSAVSEAVTIPVIASGGVGNLDHIVEGLTAGKADAALAASIFHYKEYTIRETKDYLRERGVHVRQWRD
- the hisC gene encoding histidinol-phosphate transaminase, which encodes MNDPLRWVRQDIRDIVPYQAKVYPEGVKVDANENPFPWPASYVEKLQTDLAAYPFSRYPDGEAKDLRQALSAYTGRDPAEILVSNGSDEAIQLILLTFGGPGLATVISNPTFVMYAMATRYMGGQVIDVPLMEEAGTFRLDVEGLIAAANREESRVIIICNPNNPTGNSFAEADIEAVLRGTDKIVIVDEAYYEFYGKSMAGRIGEFPNLIVMRTFSKAFALAGLRVGYTMASRAIINEIHKVRQPFNVNAFSQRSAAIALEERAAFENQVETILAERETLIPQLKRFDWDVFLTDANYVFLRLRGESPEARAALAASIHQGLMDRGVLIRKLGGGPSLDGTLRITVGQPEENLRLIAALEEMSEAAEGSAVGAVAASVAESVSASEGLAASVASPALAASAVSPESAGSAASLGSATLVRGWRV